The DNA region GGAGTTTCAGTTTCGTGAAGACGCCATACCACGGGATCCACTCTCTGGTCGCCATCACACTGAGCAGCTCTGCCTTACTGGTCCCAGTAAGCCCCTCAAAAATCACCGTTTTGACCCGTGCTTTCTCTCCTTCTGTCACGTGAAAGAGCAGGCGCATTCGATCGTCATCGATCGCCTGAATCACCGGCGTGACCTGCGCACTATAGTATCCGTCCTGCTGGTAGGCGAGACGCAGCCGCTCGGCACTTTCCTTCACCTGTTGCTGATCGAGAAACGTCTGGCTCTTGATCGTCGTTTTTTCCTTCAACTTCTCGTCACTCAGATGCTCGTTTCCGTCAAAGACGACCTCACTGATGAAAGGTTTTTCCCGCACAACGAACGTCACCGCCATACCGGCCGGAACCGACTCAGTTTCCACCTGCACATCCTCGAAAAATCCCGTGTCGTACAGAATCCGAATCTGTCCACGCACATGTTCCGATGAATACGGATCGTCTGGCTTGAGAGTAAGACGACCAACAATAGCCGATGCCTCAATCCGTTTAGCGCCCCGGATGTCGATCGAGGTCACCTTTGGCTCGACCCCCTGCCCATAACTATCAAGCCCACCCCAAAAGACGGAAGCCACCAGTGCCAGAACCATCAGTAATCGAGATCTGTGGACGGCATGCCCGGTCACCAATGAGGATTCCTCTGATGCAAGACGGAGGTGGACGGTAGAGGCGACATCATCATAGTTGATCTCACACTATCCTTACGTAGCAAACCCAGCTGTCTGTGATCACGCACAGACAATAGACCAGTCCTTAGCCGGCAGTGTACTCACAGCAGATCCATGGCTCGAGACAGCTCTCAAGTACGCGTCTTGACGACGCACGGGCTCGCAAAACTCCCGGATTATATTGAGGTTGCCACACATTGTAAAGCAGCGATCTGACCTTCACTTTGAGATTCACCAGCGTCCTGCGCTCCTCATCGATCAAAGCACACACCGCACTGAATTGCGCCCCATGCGAGTTGAGCCCACTTGCTCGCTCTACAGCCCACCACCAGCGCGCGAATGGCTGATTGGAACTACTTGACCTAACAACTCATGACGGAACGTTGTAGAACAGCGGGCCATAATCCTAAGACCGCACAAGCCTGCCTGCTTCGTGACGATTGGTGACAAAACTGCCTAAGCCGCTATCCCCTGGGGCATCGTACGTGACGCATGAAACGTCCGAATTTCAAAACGACCGACGCTTCACGGTTCACCGTTCGGCGGGCACACGGCCCTGAATTTTCACGAATGGCGAACGATGAGCGATAGATACTCTATACAGCGACTTAATCAGCGGTTGCATGAGAATCGCCTGAAGATCAGAGAGGCTAGAAATAGGACCGTCACAGTCTCCAGACAAAGGCCCCGACAATCATCGTGTAGTCCATCCACTCAATTGACATTCCCTGCAATCAGTTCGTCTGTTTCTTGACTTCGCTCAATCCATCACATACTATCCTCACATGTCTCGTCTGGCAGTCAGAAAAGCCGTGATCCCTGCAGCTGGTCTGGGCACTCGTTTCCTTCCCGCGACCAAAGCCTCTCCCAAGGAGATGTTGCCTCTGGTCGACAAGCCGCTCATTCAATATACGGTTGAAGAAGCGGTGGCCTCCGGCATCGAAGATATCATCGTGATCACAGGGCGCGGCAAGCGTGCCATCGAAGATCATTTTGATCGTTCCGTCGAGTTGGAAGAAAATTTAAAGGGAACCGGAAAAAGCCAAGTCCTTCATCAGATTCGACAGATTTCGAACCTTGCGAACTTCTGCTATGTCCGCCAGTCAGAGGCATTGGGTTTGGGGCATGCTGTCTTGTGTGCCCAACACCTGATCGGCGACGAGCCATTCGCTGTGATTCTGGGGGACGAAATCATCGACGCCGACGTGCCGGGACTTGCTCAATTGATCCACGTCTATAAGAAACGACACGGGGCAGTTCTTGGAGTCCAGGATGTTCCGAAGGCGGATGTCAGTCGATATGGCATCGTCACACCGAAACGCCTCTCTCACGGGTTGCATCGCGTCGAGGATTTGGTTGAGAAACCATCGCCCGCCGATGCGCCTTCTACGCTCGCTGTGATCGGCCGCTATGTGCTTCCTCCGGAAATCTTTCCCATCCTGAGAAAAACAGCCCCGGGAAAGAACGGAGAAATTCAGTTGACCGATGCACTCAAGACACTGGCAAAAAAATCTCCGATGTATGCGATTGAGGTCGAGGGCCAGCGTCACGACGCTGGAGACAAGCTGGGATTTTTGATCGCCACCGTGGAGTTTGCCTTAAAGAACCCGACATTGGGGGCAGAATTCCGCGACTACCTCTCGACCAGAACGCACACCACATCGACTAGTCGTCGCGGATGATCCTATCGGTCATGATGTGGGGAGTCCGTCACAAGGACCCAGGTAACGCAGGCTTCTGCACGAAACTGGACCGTGATCGGAGTGTTCGCTCAGCACATCGCGCAAGCTCAAGTGACTCTTCTTTCTGAACGTTACGTACTACAATGTGAAGGAGCGGATCGTTCCATCATGCGCGAGTGGTAACAGTCTTCTGGTTCATTGAACCGAAGTTCCATCTGTCGATAAACAGAACAGGCCTATAGATATGACCGACCTAAACGAGCAGGATATCCAGCCTCCCCAAAACATTGAGGTTCCCAGCCAGCTCCCGATGTTGCCGGTCCGAGACATTGTCGTCTTTCCGTACATGGTCCTTCCATTGTTCGTTGGACGCGACATGTCGATCAAGGCGATCGAAGCAGCCTTGGCGGGCAACCGAATGATTTTTCTGGCCACGCAAAAAGCGTTGGACGTCGAGAACCCAGCCCCCAAGGACATCCACACCGTTGGGACCGCCGGCATCATCATGCGGATGCTGAAGTTGCCGGATGAACGCATCAAAATCTTGGTCCAAGGCATCGCGAAAGCCAAGATCAACAAGTACATCCAAACCGATCCGTACTACTCCGTTCGAATCGACAAAGTTCCCGACACGAAACCAACGGCCACACCACTGGAAGCCGAAGCCGTGATGAGGACCGTCAAGGAACAGATCGAGCGGATCGTCAGTTTAGGCAAAGTCCTGATCCCTGATGTCATGGTCGTCATCGAAAATCTTGAGGAACCTGGGCGCTTAGCCGACATGGTCGCCTCCAATCTTGGCCTCAAAGTCGACATAACCCAAGCCGTCTTAGAAATTGCCGACCCTATCCGACGACTTCGCCAGGTCAGCGACATTCTCGGGAAAGAAATTGAAGTCCTCTCCATGCAGCAGAAGATCCAGGCGCAAGCCAAAGGTGAGATGGACAAAACACAGCGTGAATACTTTCTCCGGGAACAGCTGAAGGCGATTCAGAAAGAGTTGGGCGAACTGGACGAACGAGCGGAAGAGGTCACGGAATTCCGCAAACGCATCAAAGACGCCAAGATGCCCGAGAAGGTGTTGAAAGAAGCGGAAAAACAGCTTAAGCGCCTTGAAAAAATGCATCCAGACACCGCTGAGTCCGCCACCGTCCGGACCTATCTGGAATGGATGGTCGAGCTACCCTGGTCGAAGCGGTCGAAGGACAATCTTGAATTGAAAGCCGCGGCCAAGGTGCTGAACGCCGATCACTACGATCTTGAAAAGGTCAAAGAACGGATTCTGGAATATCTGGCGGTTCGAAAGCTGAAGGAAAAAATGAAGGGACCGATCTTGTGCTTCGTCGGTCCGCCCGGAGTCGGCAAAACTTCGTTGGGCAAATCCATTGCCAAGGCCTTAGGTCGCGAATTCGTGCGGATCAGTTTGGGCGGTGTGCGGGACGAGGCGGAAATCCGCGGCCATCGCCGCACCTACGTCGGAGCATTGCCCGGACGTATCATCCAGGGCATGAAGCAGGCGGGCACCAGTAATCCCGTATTCATGCTGGACGAGGTGGATAAGGTGGGAATGGATTTTAGAGGCGATCCTTCTGCCGCCTTACTGGAAGTGCTCGACCCCGAACAGAACACGGCCTTCACCGACCATTACCTCGGGGTCCCATTCGACCTCACCGAAGTGATGTTCATCACCACAGCCAATTTGATCGATCCGATTCTGCCTGCACTACGCGACCGAATGGAGATCATCGAAATCCCAGGATATACGGAGGAGGAGAAACTCGGCATCGCCCAGCGCTACTTAATTCCTCGCCAACTCGACGAACACGGCATCACGAACAAACATGTGCAGCTCTCGGAACCTGCCATCAGACAAATCATCTCGCACTATACGAGAGAAGCCGGAGTCAGAAATCTTGAGCGCGAGATCGCAAACGTCATGCGTAAGGTCGCCAAGAAAGTGGCCGAGGGCAAGGGACAGGGATTCTCCATTGATCCATCAAATCTGAATAAATACCTCGGAGTCTCAAAATACGTTCCGGAAGCTGAGCTTGAACAAGACGAGACCGGCGTCGCCACCGGTCTGGCCTGGACCGAGGCGGGCGGCGATGTGCTGTACATCGAGGCAACCGTCATGAAGGGCAAGGGCCAATTGACCCTTACGGGACACCTCGGGGATGTGATGAAAGAGTCCGCCCAAGCAGCCCTCAGCTATGTCCGTTCGAGAGAGAAAAGCTTGAACATCGATCCCAGCGTGTTCAGTAAGCAAGACCTGCATATCCACGTCCCAGCCGGGGCCATCCCCAAAGACGGGCCCTCCGCCGGCATCACGATGGCCACGGCAATTGCCTCGGCGTTCTCTGGTATTCCCACAAGGCGTGACCTGGCCATGACGGGAGAGATCACCTTGCGCGGCCGTGTCCTTCCCATCGGCGGATTGAAAGAAAAGATCCTGGCGGCCAAACGGGCCAAGCTAACGACCGTCATCCTGCCTCGCCGGAACAAGAAGGATCTCGAAGAAATTCCCAAACACCTTCTGAAAGGCATTCAGCTGGCTTTTGTCGATACGATGGACGACGTCATCAAGATCGCACTCCGTCGACGGGGGAAGACGCCGCCAACTTCAAAAAAACAACCAGCCTCTCCAGCACCAGCCCGCATCCGTCCTCTACGGTCAGGCAAGGGGCGGCTGTCTCACGAACTACCAGCCACCGTGATGACCGACCGGGTCCCGGCGCGTTCATAGGATCGCCTTGTGGCCAATCGCAAGGCCAAGCCGGCCATTCAGGAATTCCCTCTGATCCGAGGCCTCGCGCACCGGTTCGCTCGCCGCGCGCCGAACCTCATCCAGGGCATCGGTGACGATGCCGCGGTCGTTGAACCGACATCACAGACCTGGTGGCACGTCACAACGGACCTGCTCGCGGAAGGCATCCATTTCAATTTTAAGTCTGCAGCCCCGGAGTCCGTCGGGTATCGGGCCGCCATGGCCAACCTCAGCGATCTCGCCGCCATGGGGGCCACCCCTCGCTATTTGCTCATCTCTCTTGCCATTCCAAAGACGCTGGCGTCAGCGCACATCTTCAAGCTCTACAGCGGTCTGATGAACGCATGCCGTCGTGCTCGCGTGGCGCTCATCGGTGGTGATACCTCCGCCTCCAAGGCTGGGCTTTTTCTCAGCATCACGCTCATCGGAACCACCCCCACACGGCAGGCCCTCTTTCGTCACGGGGCTCAAGTCGATGACCTGATCTACGTCACCGGTACACTCGGGGATTCTCTCGCCGGTCTTCGCCTCTTGATGCCGCTCCATAAGGCTCAACGTTCAAGCAAGAGCAGGATCGCCCTCTCCGCCTTACACCAACGATTTCTGATCAACCGCCACTTCCGCCCAACAGCGAGAGTGGCCGAAGGGCAATGGCTGAATCAGGAGCGGCTGGCCTCTTCCGCCATTGATATCTCCGATGGTCTATCGGGAGATCTTCGTCACTTGTGTGAAGCGAGTCAGGTCGGCGCCGAAGTAGAACTCGAGAAACTCCCGATCTCGGCAGCCTGCCGGGCCTACGGCAAAGCAGCTGGCCGCTCCCCGGTTCAGCTCGCGCTCAGCGGAGGCGAGGACTATGAACTGCTCTTCACCGCCGCGCCAGACTGCCGAAGTAAGATTGAACGGCAAGCCCGAGCCCGCGGCTATCGCGTCACCTGTATCGGCACGATTCGCCCGAAGCGATTTAGAATGCAGATGTCATCCGGCGGACAAAGACAACCGTTACCGGTCACCAGCTACGAGCATTTTCACTGATGTCCGAACTCAACACACAGCCAGTGAAAGGGGGCCGATCGTTTCGCGCACTCTTACGCCAAGTCCTTCATCTACAAGAATCCCCGCGCCGCACGGCCTTGGCCTTCGCCTTGGGGGTCTTTATCGCGTTTTCGCCGGCGTATGGCCTGCATACGGCCATGGTGGCGCTGTGCACTTGGCTGTTCGGTCTCAACTTTGTCGCGTTGTTTGCTGGAGCGCTGATCAACAATCCCTGGACCATCATTCCGATCCTAGGCGCGACGTATTGGACCGGAGCCTTCTTGCTAGGACGAACCGATACACCGACCTTCGACTGGCACGACTTGAGCTTCAGCGGCATCTATGACCAAGTCCTCCCCTATGCCGGCCCATTTGTGCTGGGAGGCCTCATCCTCAGTGTACTCGGCACTTTGGTTTCATACCCCGCCGCGTATTTCTTTATTGCGAAATATCGGCCTGAGTCGGCCTCCGATGGGGCTAAACCATTGCCGCCCTCAAACCGGGTGGGCTAAGATATTCATTAGCTATGGAATCAGTAGACCGTCCTGATGCCCCCTTTGATGGTTCCGCACTCATCGCCGACCCGATTCACAAGTACGTCACCTTTACCGTTCCCTTCGCGAACCCCGACCCACACGAACATACTGAGAAGGACCTGATCGATTCCCCTTGGGTTCAGCGACTGCGGTACATCTATCAGTTACAAAGTGCCCGATGGGTCTATCCGTCCGCCGAACACACCAGATTCGTCCATTCCTTAGGGACGATGCATGTGGCAGGACGATTTGCCCGACACTTGTACCCCTTTCTGAAAAATACCGTCAACGACGTGCCGTCGGCCAATTATGTTGAGGAGCTCTTGCGAATCACCGCGTTGGTGCACGACATCGGACACGGTCCGTTCTGCCATTTCTTCGACGACAATTTCCTCCATGGATTCGGCTTGACCCATGAACGATTGGGACAAATTATCATCCGCGACCATCTCGCCCCCTTCATCAAAAAGATCCGCCGCAGTCCCTCCGGACCCTTCGCCAAAGGTGAGGAATTGGACCCGGACCAGATCGCCCATCTGATCCTCAAAGAAAAGGGCAAGGACAACTCCCGGCTCCCTCGCTGGTTGAACATGCTCCAACCCGTCATCTCCGGAAGCTACACCGGGGACAATCTGGATTACGTTTTACGGGACTCCTATATGTGCGGCGTCGCGGTGGGACCGGTCGATCTCACGCGGTTGATTCATTACACCATCGTGACGGAGAAGGGATTCACCATTCATAAGACCGGCCTTCCCGCGCTCCAGATGTTCCTCAACACCCGGATGTATCTTTATTCGAATGTGTATTTCCATCGCACAACCAGAGCCATCGACATTCATCTTCGCGATATTTTCGGAGACACGATGAAGCTCATCTCTCCCCGTGATCCGCGAAAGAATATGAGTGGCTACCAAACGCTCACGGATTGGTCGCTCCTGGAAGAGGTCCGAGCATGGACACAGAGCCGCAACAAATCCCGTCGTCATTTGGGACAGGAGTGGACGAGGATCTTCAACCGTGACGTCAAATGGAAGATGGCCTACAGTACGACCTTGAAAGAAAAGGGACAGGAGCGCGGTATGGCCTTCCCCAACCATCGACACTTTGAGCAGCAAATTATCAAGGAACTTCCGACTCGTTTGAAGCGATATCCGTTTCGGGTGGACATGGCCCTGTTGGATCCACGGCCGGACCCGAAGGATTCACGGGGCAATCCCCTCTACGTCTATGATCCTGGCACAGGCCAGGTTTCAACTGAGCTATTGGAAGAATGCTTAGATCTACTGCCTACGAGACTGGTCCAGTTTCGGATTTACTCGACAGACCATACCCACGACGCCGCCCTCTCGCAAGCCGCCGCGACGGTGCTGAATAAAAGACCGACAAGTCTGGAGTCACACTACTGAACGCTGTTTATGGACTCGTGGGGGCTGAACGCAGGCCGCGGGGACGGAGAACGGATATGACGGGAGACACCTGTCACTAGGCCGACATCTTGAGCGGGAGACTCTTCATCAAGTGGGATTTCTTGCTGGTCATGAAGTCCCGCTGAGGCTCTAATGGGAAATGCGAGCCGCGCTTCGACCGTGGGAAGCGGCGCTCGAACTGTTCGATGACCTCAAGCGCTTCCGCCTCCTCTCCTGCCTGAAGCAAGAGTTGCACGAGCCGGAGATACGCGGGAACAAGCAGCATGAGGTGTCGCACTTCTTTCGCCTCATTGACCACATAACGATAGCCTTCGATCGAGACTTCCGGACTGCTTCGTTCAGACACCATGGCCTCGATCAAATAGATTGATACTCGATCCGTTTCTGCGCTGATACAACGTTCCCACTGCCCGTTCACCAAAGCACGGACTTCTTCGGCGGAGAGTTGAATGCCGCCCTTCTTGACGTTCTTACGCAGGTTTTCCAACACGCCTCTGGCCTCCAGCCACGCGCCGTACAGACCGAGTAGAACTCCGTTGCAGGGTGTCGGCCTGGTACATTCCCCGATGAGAGGAGAAAAATGTTTCTTCGCAACGTGAGAGGGTAAGAACACACGGCCGTGCGCAGCCTCACAGACCTCGCAAACATGATCGGCATCAGGCGCAACATAGATATACATTCGAGTGCCGGAGCGATCAAAGATATCCACGGCCAGGATACGCCCGGACAGAATTTGCAGTTGATAGTACTGCCAGAGAACCAGGAGGACAAGAATGGCCACCGCATAGATCGTCACGTCCGGAAATTCAAACCCGTCAAACATCAGCACGCTCCCCTATTTGTTGTGTGAGACTAACGACAACCTGGATTGTCCGATGTGGATCGCAAAAAATCCTCGTATTCTCCACACATACAAGACTGTATCGGTCACTTCGGCAGCACACTTGATCCCCTTCTGTTCCTTTGAGTCAGGGGCTTGGCCTCTGATGGACAATGGCATAGAACATGCGTAATCGCTCAGTTAACGAGGATGTACGCGCGCAAAAGAAAGGGACACCGCTATGGTGGTTCCTGTGAAGCGTCTGATTGCCGTTTGGGGGCTCTCACTCTGGTTCGTCGTTCCAACCTATGCCCAGGGTCAGCAGGAAGCCGCCAAGATCCTCCAAGGGATGTCTCCGGACATGCTGGCAAAGGTCCAATCGTTGGCCCAAATCCTCCAGCAAGGCATCAAGGAAGGACAACTCACGGACGATGAGATCAAGCGAGACATGATGTCGGGTCAGCTGGGGGAAACGCTCAGGCAAATGAACCCGGAGGCAGGTCAGTTGCTCCACGACATCAGCGAAGGCTCGAAGGAAGGGAAAGGACCAGGTGAAGAGAGCCTCATGCCGTTGATCGGAGAATTAGGTAACTCGCCTGAATAAAGAGCGCGCACAGCCATCGCCCATCAGGCAATACAGGTTCTATCGGGGGACCGCTTGCCGATTATCCGCTGATGTTAAAGCCTCTGAGAAAGAAATGCTTTTCTTCTCTTTGATTAGGAGATTTCATTATGGTTCCTCGTTCACTGTTTCACGCCGTTGTCATCATGGCAGTACTGTCCGCAGCAGACTCGATTCCTGCTCTTGCGGCAGATTCCCCACAGCAATTGAAAGCTGCGTGCGACAAAGGCAATGCGGCTGCGTGTGATTCCCTCGGATGGAGGTATTGGAAAGGGGATGGAGTAAAGCAAGATATCGCTCACGCCTCAGACCTATTCAGAAAATCCTGTGCTACAGGAGACCCGCATGGGTGTGTCAATCTTGGCGTGATGTATGGGCAGGGCACCGGTACTGGACCTGACCCCGTTCAAGCTGTGGCTTTATACAGAAAAGCCTGTGATGGCGGGGAACCCCAAGGCTGTTCTTATCTAGGCACAATGTATATGAAAGGGACCGGGGTGTTAGAAGACCACGCTCAAGCTGTGACCTTCTACAGGAAGGCGTGTGACCTCGGGGACATCAATAGTTGCGCCAGTTTGGGGTGGATGTATGCAGAGGGAATCGGTGTCGCGCAAGCCCCCTCTCAAGCTGAACCTTTCTACCGTAAAGCTTGCGAAGGTGGGGCACTGGAGACCTGTTCCAACCTCGGTACGATGTATATAACCGGAACTGGTGTTGCACAAAACCCCGGGCAAGCGGCAGGGTTCTACCGGAGAGCTTGTGATGGTGGGGAATTGGGTAGCTGTGGCAGTCTCGGTCTGATGTACGCGGACGGAATCGGTGTCGCACAAGATCCCTCTCACGCTCTGACCCTCTACAGGAAAGCCTGCGACGGCAGGAACCCCCAAGGCTGCCTTGGCCTTGGAGTGATGTATGTGAAGGGAATTGGCATCAAACGAGATCTCAGCCACGCCGCCCATATGTTCAGAAAAGCCTGTGACGGTGGAGAAGCGCTAGGCTGTACCAGTCTTGGGATCGCATATCAGTTTGGAGAAGGTGTGAAGAAGGATCGAGCCGAAGCGCTCAGATATTACGGAAAGGCCTGTGATCTGAAGAACCAAATGGGATGTGAGCGGCTTACCCTAGTGAAAACAGGAGGTCGATGAAAGGATTGAAAAACTATGTGGCGATCAAGGCCCCTTGCATGGCTGACATTATCTGGATGATTCCAATCGACCATTTTACCGTTGATCAGATGATTGGGTATCTGGCCGGAATAAGATACTTACATTGAACCAACCGATGAAGCCCTGCATGGCTTTATCGGAAGCATCTATCGATACTCCATCACTCCGTTATCTCGATAAGAACCGCACACGCCCCCCTCGAAAGCGAGAATGATCGTCACTGCGAGAGTTTCCGACTGACCTCGCCGGGGCGGGAAGAGTAGAATGGAAGCATGCCGGACGATTCCTCCCTCATAAGCTGTACTGAAAAGTTAGCCCTTATTACACCGTGGATCAATCCGGAAGAGCGGATCACCGTGCAGTTTGACGATCAAGGCGATATCAACACCGTCGTAGCCGACTGCACGGAACAGCTAGTCGATCTGGAATTGGAAACGCCTGTGCCCCATATGCGCCAGAAACTGTCCATCCCGCTTAGCGAACTTGATGTCTCTGAAGATCCCACCCACTATACGCGTGATCCCGATAAACCATTGCAATTCAAACGACTGCTGCTGATCGTCAAAGGGAAACGTCCGGCGATTGTGTATTGAGAGAACTTTAGCGTTCCAGGACGCCGCCTGCCTGCTGAAAGCACCTCACAATAACCGTCCAGCACCAATGTTGTATGGTTAATAACGATATCCGACCACGTATATTCCCCATATAAATGCGCCACTTTCTATCCACACTATTTAAATGCGGGGCAACAGGATGACAGACTTACATCAGAGCTCAGAGTAACGTGCATCAGCTCACCAGCCTCTGAAGCTCAGTCAGAGTTTTTGTGATGTGATCACGCGCTTGGTCCGGATTCCAACTTGAGGCAATGCTCCCAGACATCGATACTCCAATTCCGTTGCTGCTCTTATGGAAACGAGCCCAACACAACCCGCGAAGCAGAACTTTCACGCTCTCCACACGGGTCTGGTTGAAATACGACACGATGTCAGCGCTGACGTGTTCTTCGTTCGGTTTGAATATGGCATCCTCAGATACACGGGCGATCGTTCGGATCACGAATACACCACTTCGAATTGAACGAAATTCAATCTTGCCTGAACGGGTCATGCACGCGTCCAGCTCTATCAGCGATGTGGGACACAGAACGGTTAAGGATAGAGTTGTCGGGTTCGTATACGTCGCCCGAACTCTGACCGGCAACCCTCTCCAGCAACCATTGAGCAAACGGTCGCTCCAAATCCCCCAGCTCATACGTGGAGCTTCTAAACTGCTAGCCAAATACCCGATGACCCGCGTGTGGTGGCGGACCGACCAAACGATGATTCCAGCAATTACTGCAACGAACAGTCCCAAAATGATCAATACTTGGTTCGTCATAAAAAGTGCCCTGCCACAGAATTCCAACCGTCGTCCAACGCTGGCTTATGTTACTGCCTCTTTTAACCTCTGGACAGCTTTTTGAATATTGCAAAGATTAATTCGGCAGTTTACAGAGGATTCAGCTCATTTGAGTTTAATTCGCAAAGGATATTCACGGAGGTGGCAGTCACTTAGTATTCGCATGTTCAAGCCTATCACAAGACCGGGAACACACCGGAGTAAAGTGGCCCATTCTGTCTCGGGTTTAGGTCTGAGGACAATGCAAGTTGGATGTTACAGGCTGGTCAAATTCAGTTGTCTTTGACCAGCTTAGGCAGGACAAAATCCAACAAGATCGATCAAGTATTCTGCCAATTCGAGAAGATTCTTGGGACAAGGTTAAAAGCTAGAAAGAAGAACCTGTGAAAAGTTCTTCAGACGCAAACAAGTCGGTTCATAGAGCAATACTTTCTAATTCCTACTTGTCAGATCTCACCTTCCTTCACGACTCCTTTCCCTGCTCCACCGATTCTTTAACGTGGTTGAACCCGGCTGCTTTCCTCTCTTCCTTCTCAGTCTTCGTGTGTGACTTGAGATCGCGCTCGTCTTGATGGCCACCGATGAGCGCCCCGGTGATCAGCATTTGGATGCCGATGAGGAGGAAGAACAAGGCGCTCTTGTACTGCCCACTCGCATCGACCAGTGAAAACTTATGCGCCGAGATGAGAAGGGAGACTGCCGCGCACAGGAATAAGAAAGTTCGCATGACGGATGGCTCATTGTGAATAATGATGTTCCAAAGGGTATGCCCGCGGTGAGACTCCGGTCAACCGGAAATCACTCGGGGGGAAAGGACCGGAACAAGATGGAAGTTACGGAGATGGCGAACCCATACCGGAAACCGGTTCAGTATTCGACACAGGGGGTTGAGTTGCAGACGGTACGGAGCCTTTGAAAGGGAGATCAAGCAGTGCGTAAGGGTTCACGCGCGCGCCGTTGAGTTTCACACCCCAATGGAGGTGCGGACCAGTCGCTCGACCACTGGCGCCGACCTTCCCCACGATCTGCCCGGCTTTCACAACCTCCCCATCATTGACCAGCACCTCGGACAGATGGAAATACATCGAGTAGAATCCCAATCCATGATCAAGAAAGATACCCTTACCGGAGAAAAAATGATCAA from Candidatus Nitrospira nitrosa includes:
- a CDS encoding DUF2062 domain-containing protein codes for the protein MSELNTQPVKGGRSFRALLRQVLHLQESPRRTALAFALGVFIAFSPAYGLHTAMVALCTWLFGLNFVALFAGALINNPWTIIPILGATYWTGAFLLGRTDTPTFDWHDLSFSGIYDQVLPYAGPFVLGGLILSVLGTLVSYPAAYFFIAKYRPESASDGAKPLPPSNRVG
- the galU gene encoding UTP--glucose-1-phosphate uridylyltransferase GalU codes for the protein MSRLAVRKAVIPAAGLGTRFLPATKASPKEMLPLVDKPLIQYTVEEAVASGIEDIIVITGRGKRAIEDHFDRSVELEENLKGTGKSQVLHQIRQISNLANFCYVRQSEALGLGHAVLCAQHLIGDEPFAVILGDEIIDADVPGLAQLIHVYKKRHGAVLGVQDVPKADVSRYGIVTPKRLSHGLHRVEDLVEKPSPADAPSTLAVIGRYVLPPEIFPILRKTAPGKNGEIQLTDALKTLAKKSPMYAIEVEGQRHDAGDKLGFLIATVEFALKNPTLGAEFRDYLSTRTHTTSTSRRG
- the lon gene encoding endopeptidase La — translated: MTDLNEQDIQPPQNIEVPSQLPMLPVRDIVVFPYMVLPLFVGRDMSIKAIEAALAGNRMIFLATQKALDVENPAPKDIHTVGTAGIIMRMLKLPDERIKILVQGIAKAKINKYIQTDPYYSVRIDKVPDTKPTATPLEAEAVMRTVKEQIERIVSLGKVLIPDVMVVIENLEEPGRLADMVASNLGLKVDITQAVLEIADPIRRLRQVSDILGKEIEVLSMQQKIQAQAKGEMDKTQREYFLREQLKAIQKELGELDERAEEVTEFRKRIKDAKMPEKVLKEAEKQLKRLEKMHPDTAESATVRTYLEWMVELPWSKRSKDNLELKAAAKVLNADHYDLEKVKERILEYLAVRKLKEKMKGPILCFVGPPGVGKTSLGKSIAKALGREFVRISLGGVRDEAEIRGHRRTYVGALPGRIIQGMKQAGTSNPVFMLDEVDKVGMDFRGDPSAALLEVLDPEQNTAFTDHYLGVPFDLTEVMFITTANLIDPILPALRDRMEIIEIPGYTEEEKLGIAQRYLIPRQLDEHGITNKHVQLSEPAIRQIISHYTREAGVRNLEREIANVMRKVAKKVAEGKGQGFSIDPSNLNKYLGVSKYVPEAELEQDETGVATGLAWTEAGGDVLYIEATVMKGKGQLTLTGHLGDVMKESAQAALSYVRSREKSLNIDPSVFSKQDLHIHVPAGAIPKDGPSAGITMATAIASAFSGIPTRRDLAMTGEITLRGRVLPIGGLKEKILAAKRAKLTTVILPRRNKKDLEEIPKHLLKGIQLAFVDTMDDVIKIALRRRGKTPPTSKKQPASPAPARIRPLRSGKGRLSHELPATVMTDRVPARS
- a CDS encoding SEL1-like repeat protein: MVPRSLFHAVVIMAVLSAADSIPALAADSPQQLKAACDKGNAAACDSLGWRYWKGDGVKQDIAHASDLFRKSCATGDPHGCVNLGVMYGQGTGTGPDPVQAVALYRKACDGGEPQGCSYLGTMYMKGTGVLEDHAQAVTFYRKACDLGDINSCASLGWMYAEGIGVAQAPSQAEPFYRKACEGGALETCSNLGTMYITGTGVAQNPGQAAGFYRRACDGGELGSCGSLGLMYADGIGVAQDPSHALTLYRKACDGRNPQGCLGLGVMYVKGIGIKRDLSHAAHMFRKACDGGEALGCTSLGIAYQFGEGVKKDRAEALRYYGKACDLKNQMGCERLTLVKTGGR
- the thiL gene encoding thiamine-phosphate kinase: MANRKAKPAIQEFPLIRGLAHRFARRAPNLIQGIGDDAAVVEPTSQTWWHVTTDLLAEGIHFNFKSAAPESVGYRAAMANLSDLAAMGATPRYLLISLAIPKTLASAHIFKLYSGLMNACRRARVALIGGDTSASKAGLFLSITLIGTTPTRQALFRHGAQVDDLIYVTGTLGDSLAGLRLLMPLHKAQRSSKSRIALSALHQRFLINRHFRPTARVAEGQWLNQERLASSAIDISDGLSGDLRHLCEASQVGAEVELEKLPISAACRAYGKAAGRSPVQLALSGGEDYELLFTAAPDCRSKIERQARARGYRVTCIGTIRPKRFRMQMSSGGQRQPLPVTSYEHFH
- a CDS encoding HD domain-containing protein; the protein is MESVDRPDAPFDGSALIADPIHKYVTFTVPFANPDPHEHTEKDLIDSPWVQRLRYIYQLQSARWVYPSAEHTRFVHSLGTMHVAGRFARHLYPFLKNTVNDVPSANYVEELLRITALVHDIGHGPFCHFFDDNFLHGFGLTHERLGQIIIRDHLAPFIKKIRRSPSGPFAKGEELDPDQIAHLILKEKGKDNSRLPRWLNMLQPVISGSYTGDNLDYVLRDSYMCGVAVGPVDLTRLIHYTIVTEKGFTIHKTGLPALQMFLNTRMYLYSNVYFHRTTRAIDIHLRDIFGDTMKLISPRDPRKNMSGYQTLTDWSLLEEVRAWTQSRNKSRRHLGQEWTRIFNRDVKWKMAYSTTLKEKGQERGMAFPNHRHFEQQIIKELPTRLKRYPFRVDMALLDPRPDPKDSRGNPLYVYDPGTGQVSTELLEECLDLLPTRLVQFRIYSTDHTHDAALSQAAATVLNKRPTSLESHY